The Oncorhynchus mykiss isolate Arlee chromosome 20, USDA_OmykA_1.1, whole genome shotgun sequence genome includes a region encoding these proteins:
- the LOC110499438 gene encoding chromobox protein homolog 2: protein MEGVTVGHVFDAECILNKRPRKGKFEYLVKWRGWSSKHNSWEPEENILDPRLLAAFHKRAQERELLFRKRGKRPRGRPRKILEPEPTETKSDRSSSSSSSGLSSSPSSSSEEEEEEEEDHRKKAKPGPRLRNLYPVPQKRPQIVVAKNEPVRKKRGRKPLLPELRALRQAKTRPPLPPPSPSRHQQVLRPPREPFKEEPRGGVKKPLQPASFTYTGLSSSRGSRDEVAHQVAAGGAFYQAGASKPGPLNSIWSGRSMSTNTPTPSSLSSSSSLSRPPPPYSKGWSDLKRSLSVSDAGSSNGRAEGFKVASSLKPGMSTSTLCLHSSKTSSGCGGSSTACSPAQRFPAGQRRQQEGPGGQAGMVVQQQGAKPPSSTPPSARDRISQALSLRALNLQSVKRIAPGNGLQGNGTSGTTGVAVSRLSLRSSASPAGKRAGGSIKETHTSSGLNQGLVSGGLGGGALHSGSVTPARVERGERGKDTGAETEREMDNKGPGGVGRGNGRVEKGGSVQAQGGVSTARRGRANGGRQEDRKSGQSLTVNERNSRSGDNSRTLNELSTGDSDDTSSSESEECDSPYPDNNNRARLVSMEMETETDWRPARSLLEHVFVTDVTANFVTVTVKESPTSVGFFNVRNH, encoded by the exons ATGGAGGGGGTAACTGTAGGGCACGTATTTGACGCCGAATGCATCCTCAACAAACGTCCACGAAAG GGGAAGTTTGAGTATTTGGTGAAGTGGAGAGGGTGGTCGTCCAA ACATAACAGTTGGGAGCCTGAAGAGAATATTCTGGACCCCAGATTACTGGCTGCCTTCCACAAGAG AGCGCAAGAGAGGGAGCTACTCTTCCGTAAGAGAGGGAAGAGGCCAAGGGGACGTCCACGGAAAATTCTG GAACCAGAACCAACTGAAACCAAATCCGaccgctcctcctcctcctcttcatccggcctgtcctcctctccctcctcttcctcagaagaagaagaagaagaagaggaagaccacaggaagAAGGCCAAACCAGGTCCTCGCCTCCGCAACCTCTACCCCGTCCCCCAGAAGAGGCCCCAGATTGTTGTGGCCAAAAATGAGCCCGTCCGGAAAAAGCGCGGGAGAAAACCGCTGCTCCCCGAGCTGAGGGCTTTGAGACAGGCAAAGACCCGGCCGCCCCTCCCGCCCCCTTCTCCTTCTCGCCACCAGCAGGTCCTCAGGCCCCCCCGCGAGCCCTTCAAAGAGGAACCCCGAGGGGGGGTGAAGAAGCCTCTACAGCCAGCCAGTTTCACCTACACTGGCCTGAGCTCTAGCCGGGGCTCCAGAGATGAGGTGGCACACCAGGTGGCTGCTGGAGGTGCCTTCTACCAGGCAGGGGCCTCCAAACCTGGGCCGCTGAACTCCATTTGGTCAGGTCGCTCCATGTCGACCAACACCCCCACCccatcctctctatcctcctcttcctctctcagcaGACCTCCCCCGCCTTACAGTAAGGGCTGGTCAGATCTGAagcgctccctctctgtctctgacgcCGGCAGCAGCAATGGCAGAGCAGAAGGGTTCAAGGTGGCTTCCTCTCTAAAACCAGGGATGTCTACATCCACACTCTGTCTCCACAGCTCCAAGACCTCCAGTGGGTGTGGGGGCTCTTCAACGGCATGTAGCCCAGCTCAGCGCTTCCCAGCTGGGCAGAGGAGGCAGCAGGAGGGCCCAGGAGGTCAGGCAGGGATGGTGGTTCAGCAGCAGGGAGCCAagcccccctcctctacccctccctcggCCAGAGACCGCATCAGTCAGGCCCTCAGCCTCCGAGCTCTCAACCTGCAGAGTGTCAAAAGAATCGCGCCCGGCAATGGTCTCCAGGGAAACGGGACCTCCGGCACCACTGGAGTTGCAGTTTCGAGGTTGAGCCTGAGAAGCAGTGCCAGCCCGGCAGGAAAAAGAGCAGGGGGGAGCATTAAAGAGACACACACCTCGTCTGGGCTGAACCAGGGCCTGGTGTCGGGAGGGTTAGGGGGAGGGGCACTGCACTCTGGAAGCGTGACACCAGCCagagtggagaggggggagagagggaaggacactggggcagagacggagagagagatggacaacaagGGACCAGGGGGTGTTGGGAGGGGGAATGGAAGGGTGGAGAAAGGAGGGAGTGTACAGGCACAGGGTGGCGTGTCCACGGCCCGCAGAGGCAGAGCTAacggggggagacaggaggacaggaaGTCAGGACAGAGCCTTACCGTTAATGAGCGGAACTCCCGGAGCGGTGACAACTCCCGGACCCTTAACGAGCTCAGCACGGGTGACTCAGATGACACCAGCAGCAGCGAATCAGAAGAGTGTGACTCCCCCTATcccgacaacaacaacagggcccGCCTTGTCTCTATGGAGATGGAAACGGAGACGGACTGGCGGCCGGCGCGGAGCCTTCTAGAGCACGTGTTTGTCACGGATGTCACCGCCAACTTCGTCACGGTAACAGTGAAGGAGTCGCCGACCAGCGTGGGGTTCTTCAACGTCCGCAATCACTAA